The following proteins are co-located in the Phyllostomus discolor isolate MPI-MPIP mPhyDis1 chromosome 1, mPhyDis1.pri.v3, whole genome shotgun sequence genome:
- the AP5M1 gene encoding AP-5 complex subunit mu-1 isoform X2 produces MAQRAVWLISHEPGTPLCGTVRFSRRYPTVEKRAKVFNGASYVPIPEDGPFLKSLLFELRLLDEDKDFEESRDSCSHISKTSVYGLKVGGEELWPVVAFLKNGIVYACVPLVEQTLSPRPPLISISAISQGFEFLFGIQDFLHSSSKNDTELNTKLSQLPDLLLQACPFGTLLDANLQNSLDSINFASVSHPQKQPAWKAGTYKGKPQVSISITEKVNSMQYDKQDIADTWQVIGAVTCKCDLEGIMPNVTISLSLPTNGSPLQDILVHPCVTSLDSAILTSSSIDAMDDSAFSGPYKFPFSPPLESFNLCYYTSQVPVPPILGFYQMNEEGIQLKITANLKLHESVKNNFEFCEAHIPFYNRGPITHVEYKVSFGQLEVFREKSLLIWIIGQKFPKSMEISLSGTVTFGAKNHDKQPFDHICTGNTAYLKTGN; encoded by the exons ATGGCCCAGCGAGCAGTGTGGCTCATAAGCCACGAACCGGGAACTCCACTCTGTGGCACCGTCAGATTCTCCAG GCGGTATCCAACTGTTGAAAAACGAGCCAAAGTCTTCAATGGAGCAAGTTATGTGCCTATTCCTGAAGATGGTCCCTTTCTTAAATCACTGCTCTTCGAACTTAGATTATTGGATGAAGATAAGGACTTCGAGGAGAGTCGTGATAGCTGTTCTCACATCAGTAAAACGTCCGTCTATGGACTTAAAGTAGGAGGGGAAGAACTCTGGCCAGTGGTTGCTTTTCTGAAGAATGGCATAGTATATGCTTGTGTTCCACTAGTTGAACAAACTTTATCCCCTCGTCCACCATTAATTAGCATTAGTGCAATTTCACAAGGCTTTGAATTTCTCTTTGGGATACAGGATTTTCTTCACTCAAGTTCAAAAAATGACACTGAGCTAAATACAAAATTGAGCCAGTTGCCTGACTTGCTTCTACAGGCTTGCCCATTTGGAACTTTGTTAGATGCCAACTTACAGAATTCGTTGGATAGTATTAATTTTGCCTCTGTGTCTCATCCACAAAAACAACCAGCCTGGAAAGCTGGAACATACAAAGGAAAACCACAAGTTTCTATTTCTATCACTGAAAAGGTGAACTCTATGCAATATGATAAACAGGATATAGCAGATACATGGCAAGTAATTGGAGCTGTCACTTGCAAG TGTGATTTAGAAGGAATCATGCCAAATGTTACCATCAGCTTGAGTCTCCCCACCAATGGATCTCCACTTCAGGATATTCTAGTTCATCCTTGTGTGACTTCTCTTGACTCTGCCATTCTGACTTCTAGTAGCATCGATGCAATGGATGACTCTGCATTTAGCGGACCTTACAAATTTCCATTCAGTCCACCTTTAGAGTCATTCAACTTATGCTACTACACCTCCCAG GTTCCTGTCCCCCCAATTTTGGGCTTTTATCAAATGAATGAGGAAGGAATACAACTAAAAATAACAGCTAATTTAAAACTTCATGAAAGtgtgaaaaacaattttgaattCTGTGAAGCTCATATACCATTTTACAATAG AGGTCCAATCACACATGTGGAATACAAAGTTAGTTTTGGCCAGCTCGAAGTATTTCGAGAGAAAAGCTTATTGATCTGGATTATTG gacaGAAATTCCCAAAATCAATGGAAATTAGTCTTTCTGGAACTGTAACTTTTGGAGCCAAGAACCATGACAAGCAGCCATTTGACCACATTTGCACTGGGAATACAGCATATTTAAAG accGGAAACTAA
- the AP5M1 gene encoding AP-5 complex subunit mu-1 isoform X1, translating into MAQRAVWLISHEPGTPLCGTVRFSRRYPTVEKRAKVFNGASYVPIPEDGPFLKSLLFELRLLDEDKDFEESRDSCSHISKTSVYGLKVGGEELWPVVAFLKNGIVYACVPLVEQTLSPRPPLISISAISQGFEFLFGIQDFLHSSSKNDTELNTKLSQLPDLLLQACPFGTLLDANLQNSLDSINFASVSHPQKQPAWKAGTYKGKPQVSISITEKVNSMQYDKQDIADTWQVIGAVTCKCDLEGIMPNVTISLSLPTNGSPLQDILVHPCVTSLDSAILTSSSIDAMDDSAFSGPYKFPFSPPLESFNLCYYTSQVPVPPILGFYQMNEEGIQLKITANLKLHESVKNNFEFCEAHIPFYNRGPITHVEYKVSFGQLEVFREKSLLIWIIGQKFPKSMEISLSGTVTFGAKNHDKQPFDHICTGNTAYLKLRFRILDYTLTGCYADQHSVQVFASGKPKISTHRKLISSDYYIWNSKAPAPVTYGSLLL; encoded by the exons ATGGCCCAGCGAGCAGTGTGGCTCATAAGCCACGAACCGGGAACTCCACTCTGTGGCACCGTCAGATTCTCCAG GCGGTATCCAACTGTTGAAAAACGAGCCAAAGTCTTCAATGGAGCAAGTTATGTGCCTATTCCTGAAGATGGTCCCTTTCTTAAATCACTGCTCTTCGAACTTAGATTATTGGATGAAGATAAGGACTTCGAGGAGAGTCGTGATAGCTGTTCTCACATCAGTAAAACGTCCGTCTATGGACTTAAAGTAGGAGGGGAAGAACTCTGGCCAGTGGTTGCTTTTCTGAAGAATGGCATAGTATATGCTTGTGTTCCACTAGTTGAACAAACTTTATCCCCTCGTCCACCATTAATTAGCATTAGTGCAATTTCACAAGGCTTTGAATTTCTCTTTGGGATACAGGATTTTCTTCACTCAAGTTCAAAAAATGACACTGAGCTAAATACAAAATTGAGCCAGTTGCCTGACTTGCTTCTACAGGCTTGCCCATTTGGAACTTTGTTAGATGCCAACTTACAGAATTCGTTGGATAGTATTAATTTTGCCTCTGTGTCTCATCCACAAAAACAACCAGCCTGGAAAGCTGGAACATACAAAGGAAAACCACAAGTTTCTATTTCTATCACTGAAAAGGTGAACTCTATGCAATATGATAAACAGGATATAGCAGATACATGGCAAGTAATTGGAGCTGTCACTTGCAAG TGTGATTTAGAAGGAATCATGCCAAATGTTACCATCAGCTTGAGTCTCCCCACCAATGGATCTCCACTTCAGGATATTCTAGTTCATCCTTGTGTGACTTCTCTTGACTCTGCCATTCTGACTTCTAGTAGCATCGATGCAATGGATGACTCTGCATTTAGCGGACCTTACAAATTTCCATTCAGTCCACCTTTAGAGTCATTCAACTTATGCTACTACACCTCCCAG GTTCCTGTCCCCCCAATTTTGGGCTTTTATCAAATGAATGAGGAAGGAATACAACTAAAAATAACAGCTAATTTAAAACTTCATGAAAGtgtgaaaaacaattttgaattCTGTGAAGCTCATATACCATTTTACAATAG AGGTCCAATCACACATGTGGAATACAAAGTTAGTTTTGGCCAGCTCGAAGTATTTCGAGAGAAAAGCTTATTGATCTGGATTATTG gacaGAAATTCCCAAAATCAATGGAAATTAGTCTTTCTGGAACTGTAACTTTTGGAGCCAAGAACCATGACAAGCAGCCATTTGACCACATTTGCACTGGGAATACAGCATATTTAAAG ctTCGTTTTAGGATCTTAGACTACACACTTACTGGGTGTTATGCAGATCAGCATTCTGTTCAAGTTTTTGCATCGGGAAAACCAAAAATAAGTACAC accGGAAACTAATTTCTTCTGATTATTACATATGGAATTCTAAAGCTCCCGCTCCAGTAACATATGGATCATTATTACTGTAA